Proteins encoded within one genomic window of Bacillus sp. 1NLA3E:
- a CDS encoding right-handed parallel beta-helix repeat-containing protein, which yields MYHIELDRWNIKQGIPSKPYTNADYTNADANIQGINNAIQYASANGFTTIVLPRGKYAICYPREIKMVSNVTFDLNGSTLKVIYDSDHKSPFDNRTTTDFYNFKGNSIVFDNVTNTHLVGGTIIGCRDDRSFQNPGEAKMEHTYGVVFQKSTRYSSIKNCIVRDYMGDNITFSSSAIREIAVLNASLNALDYMTGQVSPSTNSLVTDFINIPTGAEFSSFEIAGFGYTRLTALNSKEVDVFFYRADNSFIGVVKKRKIYTGISIPLGTTKIRMLFSKETNSSKNLQITLKFGLIPHHNLVEYNEVFNGHRGGITLGGSYNIVQHNVVRDNGKGNNSFLDGKPVFPYSTRYAINQEDSYGDNCVIRNNFIYGSNHGILVGCYSIQIENNHIYNIESIGINLYSLLYANIRGNIIYNCSYPLGFMTSNFNNAYVNISENSINGGNLSYLNTNNSYTINVSNNNFVDIIYINSGNSNENNIFRNNRFKFENISSTPILNVNNMDTCFFDSTSVRELIFRGYQLRDSIFNNIKVNIQTRNGAAKSEKVSIENCEFNNSILINHIYGTKDREVNITNSIFIDSIIKVGNINTAGSSATTILENCHLVANTVGNLFATDSNQPSAMIKLNKCNIEIFNPNFSYLIDHDKHVNDVVTFFIKECNFKYTGTSPLSLVYYDSVSPMIKFISVDNVFTNTILPSKDPETYVDYDISTTYKTNVALQLNGDMYSTIVNHNLSTLEPFVLTVSDSGNIENLIISIIDNNSIEIKHKVNINLLVIIKKL from the coding sequence TTGTATCATATTGAGCTTGATCGGTGGAACATCAAGCAAGGAATACCTTCTAAACCTTACACTAATGCAGATTATACAAATGCTGATGCAAACATCCAAGGGATAAATAATGCGATCCAATATGCTTCTGCCAATGGTTTTACTACAATTGTTTTACCGAGAGGAAAGTATGCAATTTGTTACCCAAGAGAGATAAAAATGGTTAGTAATGTAACCTTTGATTTAAACGGTTCCACACTTAAAGTAATTTATGACTCTGATCATAAATCTCCATTTGATAACAGAACAACTACAGATTTTTATAATTTTAAAGGTAATAGCATTGTTTTTGATAACGTTACTAACACCCACCTAGTTGGCGGAACAATCATAGGATGCAGAGATGACCGAAGTTTTCAAAATCCTGGAGAGGCAAAAATGGAGCATACTTATGGTGTTGTATTTCAAAAAAGCACAAGATATTCCTCCATTAAAAATTGTATTGTTAGAGACTATATGGGAGATAATATTACTTTTTCAAGTTCAGCTATTCGAGAGATAGCCGTATTAAATGCTTCATTAAATGCTCTAGACTACATGACAGGTCAAGTAAGTCCTTCAACCAATTCATTAGTAACAGATTTCATTAATATACCAACTGGTGCTGAATTTTCCTCTTTCGAGATTGCAGGATTTGGTTATACTAGATTGACAGCATTAAATTCAAAAGAAGTAGATGTTTTCTTTTATAGGGCCGATAACAGTTTTATTGGTGTTGTCAAAAAAAGGAAAATATATACAGGTATTTCGATCCCTCTGGGTACTACGAAAATCAGAATGCTTTTTTCAAAAGAAACAAATTCATCTAAAAATTTACAAATCACATTAAAATTCGGATTAATTCCCCACCACAATTTAGTAGAATATAATGAAGTATTTAATGGTCACAGAGGTGGCATTACACTTGGAGGAAGTTATAATATTGTTCAACATAATGTTGTAAGGGACAATGGAAAGGGTAATAATAGTTTCCTAGATGGAAAACCTGTATTTCCTTATTCGACTAGGTATGCTATAAACCAAGAAGATTCATATGGAGATAATTGTGTTATTAGAAATAACTTTATCTATGGCAGTAATCATGGAATATTAGTTGGATGTTACTCCATTCAAATAGAAAATAATCACATTTATAATATAGAGTCCATTGGGATAAACCTATATAGCTTACTTTACGCAAACATTAGGGGGAACATAATATATAACTGTTCATATCCACTTGGATTTATGACTTCTAACTTCAACAATGCATATGTGAATATTAGTGAGAACAGTATAAATGGAGGCAATTTATCTTATCTAAATACCAATAACTCTTATACGATAAATGTTTCAAACAATAACTTTGTAGACATAATATATATCAATTCAGGAAATAGCAACGAAAATAATATATTCAGAAATAACCGATTCAAATTCGAGAACATATCCAGTACTCCGATTTTAAATGTAAATAACATGGATACTTGTTTTTTTGATTCAACATCAGTTAGAGAATTGATATTTAGAGGGTATCAACTTAGGGATTCTATTTTTAATAATATAAAAGTTAATATTCAAACTCGTAATGGAGCAGCCAAGAGTGAAAAGGTTTCAATAGAAAATTGTGAGTTTAATAATAGTATTTTAATAAATCATATTTATGGTACAAAAGATAGAGAAGTAAATATTACTAATTCGATATTTATAGACTCAATTATTAAAGTTGGAAATATAAACACTGCAGGGTCATCTGCAACAACAATATTAGAGAATTGTCATCTAGTAGCAAACACAGTGGGAAATCTATTTGCAACAGACTCAAACCAACCAAGTGCCATGATTAAATTAAACAAATGTAATATTGAGATTTTTAATCCGAATTTCTCTTATCTAATTGATCACGACAAACATGTAAATGATGTAGTTACATTCTTTATAAAAGAATGTAACTTTAAATATACTGGTACTTCTCCATTAAGTCTTGTTTATTATGATAGTGTCAGTCCTATGATTAAATTTATATCTGTAGATAATGTGTTTACTAACACCATTCTCCCATCTAAAGATCCTGAAACTTATGTTGATTATGATATTAGTACCACATACAAAACCAACGTAGCATTGCAGTTAAATGGTGATATGTACTCTACAATAGTTAATCATAATTTAAGTACACTTGAACCTTTTGTATTAACTGTATCCGACTCTGGAAATATCGAAAATTTAATCATATCCATAATTGATAACAATTCGATCGAAATAAAACATAAAGTAAATATTAATTTATTAGTTATAATAAAAAAATTGTAG